In Salmo salar chromosome ssa15, Ssal_v3.1, whole genome shotgun sequence, one genomic interval encodes:
- the LOC106571892 gene encoding FYVE, RhoGEF and PH domain-containing protein 3 isoform X2 codes for MQGVSATTDLPPSSLQCQCGSVDFQCSPRLAKKDLPPPRQCHVRPAVKPRPQPTATPTFQKPQVPPKPPFLLVLGQDKKPKRIPPAPSRPLPAPPPPPKPRPSQTPPGLATQSQREAQSVGLLIERFENSRVPILGVPPRNQLHLCLSMDATSKTTTRSAPDPTAHAPSGSAGAKDSGEPSPADKLALIVSEQTDEVTELRELSCLASLRIDGPGDVHLDSTEDDLNVVHGDRVGCLDNTEREERDSSHELQDNPDSQSSEQNGNGKIPNRDSGIDSPSCAAEGEVFPNEDAIDEEERYDSVTETETSVSCCVTLGNKRDSTQDEDSDLDEVSSGETEGGEKADTHTEYSETQRLLNIARELLHTEEAYVKRLNLLDQVFCTKLTEAGIPQDVITGIFSNISSIYCFHHKFLLPELKTRITGEWDSNPRIGDILQKLAPFMKMYGEYVKNFDRAMDLVNTWSQRSSQFKSVVQNIQKQDVCGNLTLQHHMLEPVQRIPRYELLLKDYLKKLPDDALDRKDTEKALELISTAANHSNAAIRKMEKMNKLLQVYERLGGEEDIVNPANELIKEGHIKKMSAKNGTAQDRYLYLFNNMVLYCVPKLRLMGQKFSVRERIDIAGMEVRKEVQENVKQNLPHTFAIIGKQRSLELQARTAEEKEDWIQVILATIEKHKQNSETFNKAFNSSFSRDEDHLPDSPGPWSNTSVDSDSERLQERKSSKKKEKETCKGCNESFNFTKRKHHCKACGAAICGKCSKMLENKTCRVCPECFETSQGPEGPAGAPVELKRKATAEKQVSLSGDNCLLCAQLQVQEKGKSWTKTWVAITKTEPLVLYLQTSGQDSRGARAIPLPGFEVSVAAPSATEKSELKHAFQLSHSQQALLFSAQDTEVQAKWVELLSRAARGEMPTDTPFSLTEHRESQ; via the exons acctccctccctcctctctacagtgcCAGTGTGGATCGGTGGACTTCCAGTGTTCCCCGCGGCTGGCGAAGAAAGACCTGCCCCCTCCCAGACAATGTCACGTCCGGCCTGCCGTAAAGCCCCGCCCCCAGCCCACAGCCACACCCACCTTTCAGAAACCTCAAG TGCCCCCTAAACCCCCCTTCCTGCTGGTCCTCGGACAGGATAAGAAGCCCAAGAGGATTCCCCCAGCCCCCTCCAGGCCTCTGcctgcccctccacctccacccaaaCCACGGCCCAGCCAGACACCACCTGGCCTGGCCACACAGTCTCAGAGAGAGGCCCAGAGCGTGGGGCTGCTCATCGAGAGGTTTGAGAACtccag GGTTCCAATACTTGGCGTCCCTCCGAGGAATCAGCTCCACTTGTGCCTGAGTATGGACGCGACATCCAAAACCACAACTCGCTCTGCCCCTGACCCCACAGCACATGCCCCTTCAGGGTCAGCAGGAGCAAAGGACTCTGGGGAACCCTCCCCCGCCGACAAACTTGCTCTTATCGTCTCGGAGCAGACTGATGAGGTCACCGAGCTGAGGGAACTTTCGTGCCTGGCCTCACTCCGCATTGACGGCCCCGGTGACGTTCATTTGGACTCTACAGAGGACGACCTCAACGTCGTCCATGGCGATCGAGTTGGTTGCCTTGACAAcacggagagggaggagagagactctTCCCATGAGCTCCAGGACAATCCGGACTCACAGTCCTCGGAGCAGAACGGAAACGGGAAGATTCCCAACCGGGACAGCGGGATTGACAGCCCATCGTGCGCAGCAGAGGGCGAGGTGTTCCCCAACGAGGACGCCATCGACGAGGAGGAGCGCTACGACAGCGTCACGGAGACAGAGACTAGCGTGTCCTGCTGCGTAACACTGGGCAACAAGCGTGACTCCACGCAGGACGAGGACAGTGACCTGGATGAGGTCAGCAGTggcgagacagagggaggggagaaggcggacacacacacagag taCTCAGAGACCCAGAGGTTACTGAACATCGCCAGAGAGCTCCTTCACACTGAGGAGGCCTACGTCAAAAGACTCAACCTCCTAGACcag GTATTTTGCACTAAGCTGACTGAAGCTGGAATCCCTCAGGATGTGATAACGGGGATCTTCTCCAACATATCCTCCATCTACTGCTTTCACCACAAGTTCCTGCTCCCTGAGCTCAAGACACGCATCACTGGAGAATG gGACTCAAACCCACGTATTGGAGACATCCTCCAGAAGCTGGCTCCATTTATGAAGATGTACGGAGAGTACGTGAAGAACTTTGACCGTGCTATGGACCTGGTCAACACATGGAGCCAGCGGTCATCACAGTTCAAGAGTGTGGTCCAGAACATACAA AAGCAGGATGTGTGTGGGAACCTGACTCTCCAGCACCACATGTTGGAGCCTGTGCAGAGGATTCCGCGCTATGAACTCCTGCTCAAGGACTATCTAAAGAAACTGCCTGATGATGCACTGGACAGGAAGGACACGGAGA aaGCACTGGAACTCATATCCACAGCAGCCAACCACTCCAATGCTGCCATCAGGAAAATG GAGAAGATGAACAAACTGCTGCAGGTCTATGAGAgactggggggagaggaggacatCGTGAACCCAGCCAACGAGCTCATCAAAGAGGGACACATCAAGAAGATGTCTGCCAAGAATGGGACGGCCCAGGACCGATACCTCTACCTG TTCAACAACATGGTGCTGTACTGCGTTCCCAAGCTGAGGCTGATGGGGCAGAAgttcagtgtgagagagaggatcgACATCGCTGGGATGGAGGTCAGGAAGGAG GTGCAAGAGAACGTGAAGCAGAACCTCCCTCACACGTTCGCCATCATCGGCAAGCAGCGCTCACTAGAGCTACAGGCCAG GACGGCTGAGGAAAAAGAAGACTGGATACAG GTGATCCTGGCCACCATAGAGAAGCACAAGCAGAACAGTGAGACCTTTAACAAAGCCTTCAATAGTTCCTTCTCCAGGGACGAAGACCACCTGCCAGACTCACCg GGTCCCTGGAGCAACACATCCGTAGACTCAGACAGTGAAAGACTGCAAGAAAGG AAAAGTTCCAAGAAGAAGGAAAAAGAGACATGTAAAGGCTGCAACGAGAGCTTCAACTTTACCAAGCGCAAGCACCACTGCAAAGCCTGTGGAGCG GCCATCTGTGGTAAATGCTCTAAGATGTTGGAGAATAAGACATGTCGTGTGTGTCCTGAGTGCTTCGAGACTAGCCAGGGCCCTGAGGGGCCTGCAGGGGCCCCAGTAGAGCTGAAGAGGAAAGCTACAGCCGAG aagCAGGTGTCTCTGTCGGGGGACAACTGTCTGCTGTGTGCCCAGCTGCAGGTGCAGGAGAAGGGCAAGAGCTGGACCAAGACCTGGGTGGCCATCACCAAGACTGAACCACTGGTGCTCTACCTGCAGACCAGCGGACAG GACTCTCGCGGGGCACGGGCCATACCCCTTCCGGGGTTTGAGGTGAGCGTGGCAGCGCCATCGGCAACAGAGAAGTCTGAGCTTAAGCACGCGTTCCAGCTGAGTCACTCCCAGCAGGCTTTGCTGTTCAGCGCCCAGGATACAGAAGTCCAGGCCAAGTGGGTGGAGCTTCTCTCTAGAGCCGCCCGCGGGGAGATGCCCACAGACACGCCCTTCAGCCTGACGGAGCACAGGGAAAGCCAATAG
- the LOC106571892 gene encoding FYVE, RhoGEF and PH domain-containing protein 3 isoform X1, producing the protein MQGVSATTDLPPSSLQCQCGSVDFQCSPRLAKKDLPPPRQCHVRPAVKPRPQPTATPTFQKPQVPPKPPFLLVLGQDKKPKRIPPAPSRPLPAPPPPPKPRPSQTPPGLATQSQREAQSVGLLIERFENSRVPILGVPPRNQLHLCLSMDATSKTTTRSAPDPTAHAPSGSAGAKDSGEPSPADKLALIVSEQTDEVTELRELSCLASLRIDGPGDVHLDSTEDDLNVVHGDRVGCLDNTEREERDSSHELQDNPDSQSSEQNGNGKIPNRDSGIDSPSCAAEGEVFPNEDAIDEEERYDSVTETETSVSCCVTLGNKRDSTQDEDSDLDEVSSGETEGGEKADTHTEVHRYSETQRLLNIARELLHTEEAYVKRLNLLDQVFCTKLTEAGIPQDVITGIFSNISSIYCFHHKFLLPELKTRITGEWDSNPRIGDILQKLAPFMKMYGEYVKNFDRAMDLVNTWSQRSSQFKSVVQNIQKQDVCGNLTLQHHMLEPVQRIPRYELLLKDYLKKLPDDALDRKDTEKALELISTAANHSNAAIRKMEKMNKLLQVYERLGGEEDIVNPANELIKEGHIKKMSAKNGTAQDRYLYLFNNMVLYCVPKLRLMGQKFSVRERIDIAGMEVRKEVQENVKQNLPHTFAIIGKQRSLELQARTAEEKEDWIQVILATIEKHKQNSETFNKAFNSSFSRDEDHLPDSPGPWSNTSVDSDSERLQERKSSKKKEKETCKGCNESFNFTKRKHHCKACGAAICGKCSKMLENKTCRVCPECFETSQGPEGPAGAPVELKRKATAEKQVSLSGDNCLLCAQLQVQEKGKSWTKTWVAITKTEPLVLYLQTSGQDSRGARAIPLPGFEVSVAAPSATEKSELKHAFQLSHSQQALLFSAQDTEVQAKWVELLSRAARGEMPTDTPFSLTEHRESQ; encoded by the exons acctccctccctcctctctacagtgcCAGTGTGGATCGGTGGACTTCCAGTGTTCCCCGCGGCTGGCGAAGAAAGACCTGCCCCCTCCCAGACAATGTCACGTCCGGCCTGCCGTAAAGCCCCGCCCCCAGCCCACAGCCACACCCACCTTTCAGAAACCTCAAG TGCCCCCTAAACCCCCCTTCCTGCTGGTCCTCGGACAGGATAAGAAGCCCAAGAGGATTCCCCCAGCCCCCTCCAGGCCTCTGcctgcccctccacctccacccaaaCCACGGCCCAGCCAGACACCACCTGGCCTGGCCACACAGTCTCAGAGAGAGGCCCAGAGCGTGGGGCTGCTCATCGAGAGGTTTGAGAACtccag GGTTCCAATACTTGGCGTCCCTCCGAGGAATCAGCTCCACTTGTGCCTGAGTATGGACGCGACATCCAAAACCACAACTCGCTCTGCCCCTGACCCCACAGCACATGCCCCTTCAGGGTCAGCAGGAGCAAAGGACTCTGGGGAACCCTCCCCCGCCGACAAACTTGCTCTTATCGTCTCGGAGCAGACTGATGAGGTCACCGAGCTGAGGGAACTTTCGTGCCTGGCCTCACTCCGCATTGACGGCCCCGGTGACGTTCATTTGGACTCTACAGAGGACGACCTCAACGTCGTCCATGGCGATCGAGTTGGTTGCCTTGACAAcacggagagggaggagagagactctTCCCATGAGCTCCAGGACAATCCGGACTCACAGTCCTCGGAGCAGAACGGAAACGGGAAGATTCCCAACCGGGACAGCGGGATTGACAGCCCATCGTGCGCAGCAGAGGGCGAGGTGTTCCCCAACGAGGACGCCATCGACGAGGAGGAGCGCTACGACAGCGTCACGGAGACAGAGACTAGCGTGTCCTGCTGCGTAACACTGGGCAACAAGCGTGACTCCACGCAGGACGAGGACAGTGACCTGGATGAGGTCAGCAGTggcgagacagagggaggggagaaggcggacacacacacagaggtacacagg taCTCAGAGACCCAGAGGTTACTGAACATCGCCAGAGAGCTCCTTCACACTGAGGAGGCCTACGTCAAAAGACTCAACCTCCTAGACcag GTATTTTGCACTAAGCTGACTGAAGCTGGAATCCCTCAGGATGTGATAACGGGGATCTTCTCCAACATATCCTCCATCTACTGCTTTCACCACAAGTTCCTGCTCCCTGAGCTCAAGACACGCATCACTGGAGAATG gGACTCAAACCCACGTATTGGAGACATCCTCCAGAAGCTGGCTCCATTTATGAAGATGTACGGAGAGTACGTGAAGAACTTTGACCGTGCTATGGACCTGGTCAACACATGGAGCCAGCGGTCATCACAGTTCAAGAGTGTGGTCCAGAACATACAA AAGCAGGATGTGTGTGGGAACCTGACTCTCCAGCACCACATGTTGGAGCCTGTGCAGAGGATTCCGCGCTATGAACTCCTGCTCAAGGACTATCTAAAGAAACTGCCTGATGATGCACTGGACAGGAAGGACACGGAGA aaGCACTGGAACTCATATCCACAGCAGCCAACCACTCCAATGCTGCCATCAGGAAAATG GAGAAGATGAACAAACTGCTGCAGGTCTATGAGAgactggggggagaggaggacatCGTGAACCCAGCCAACGAGCTCATCAAAGAGGGACACATCAAGAAGATGTCTGCCAAGAATGGGACGGCCCAGGACCGATACCTCTACCTG TTCAACAACATGGTGCTGTACTGCGTTCCCAAGCTGAGGCTGATGGGGCAGAAgttcagtgtgagagagaggatcgACATCGCTGGGATGGAGGTCAGGAAGGAG GTGCAAGAGAACGTGAAGCAGAACCTCCCTCACACGTTCGCCATCATCGGCAAGCAGCGCTCACTAGAGCTACAGGCCAG GACGGCTGAGGAAAAAGAAGACTGGATACAG GTGATCCTGGCCACCATAGAGAAGCACAAGCAGAACAGTGAGACCTTTAACAAAGCCTTCAATAGTTCCTTCTCCAGGGACGAAGACCACCTGCCAGACTCACCg GGTCCCTGGAGCAACACATCCGTAGACTCAGACAGTGAAAGACTGCAAGAAAGG AAAAGTTCCAAGAAGAAGGAAAAAGAGACATGTAAAGGCTGCAACGAGAGCTTCAACTTTACCAAGCGCAAGCACCACTGCAAAGCCTGTGGAGCG GCCATCTGTGGTAAATGCTCTAAGATGTTGGAGAATAAGACATGTCGTGTGTGTCCTGAGTGCTTCGAGACTAGCCAGGGCCCTGAGGGGCCTGCAGGGGCCCCAGTAGAGCTGAAGAGGAAAGCTACAGCCGAG aagCAGGTGTCTCTGTCGGGGGACAACTGTCTGCTGTGTGCCCAGCTGCAGGTGCAGGAGAAGGGCAAGAGCTGGACCAAGACCTGGGTGGCCATCACCAAGACTGAACCACTGGTGCTCTACCTGCAGACCAGCGGACAG GACTCTCGCGGGGCACGGGCCATACCCCTTCCGGGGTTTGAGGTGAGCGTGGCAGCGCCATCGGCAACAGAGAAGTCTGAGCTTAAGCACGCGTTCCAGCTGAGTCACTCCCAGCAGGCTTTGCTGTTCAGCGCCCAGGATACAGAAGTCCAGGCCAAGTGGGTGGAGCTTCTCTCTAGAGCCGCCCGCGGGGAGATGCCCACAGACACGCCCTTCAGCCTGACGGAGCACAGGGAAAGCCAATAG
- the LOC106571892 gene encoding FYVE, RhoGEF and PH domain-containing protein 3 isoform X3: MDATSKTTTRSAPDPTAHAPSGSAGAKDSGEPSPADKLALIVSEQTDEVTELRELSCLASLRIDGPGDVHLDSTEDDLNVVHGDRVGCLDNTEREERDSSHELQDNPDSQSSEQNGNGKIPNRDSGIDSPSCAAEGEVFPNEDAIDEEERYDSVTETETSVSCCVTLGNKRDSTQDEDSDLDEVSSGETEGGEKADTHTEVHRYSETQRLLNIARELLHTEEAYVKRLNLLDQVFCTKLTEAGIPQDVITGIFSNISSIYCFHHKFLLPELKTRITGEWDSNPRIGDILQKLAPFMKMYGEYVKNFDRAMDLVNTWSQRSSQFKSVVQNIQKQDVCGNLTLQHHMLEPVQRIPRYELLLKDYLKKLPDDALDRKDTEKALELISTAANHSNAAIRKMEKMNKLLQVYERLGGEEDIVNPANELIKEGHIKKMSAKNGTAQDRYLYLFNNMVLYCVPKLRLMGQKFSVRERIDIAGMEVRKEVQENVKQNLPHTFAIIGKQRSLELQARTAEEKEDWIQVILATIEKHKQNSETFNKAFNSSFSRDEDHLPDSPGPWSNTSVDSDSERLQERKSSKKKEKETCKGCNESFNFTKRKHHCKACGAAICGKCSKMLENKTCRVCPECFETSQGPEGPAGAPVELKRKATAEKQVSLSGDNCLLCAQLQVQEKGKSWTKTWVAITKTEPLVLYLQTSGQDSRGARAIPLPGFEVSVAAPSATEKSELKHAFQLSHSQQALLFSAQDTEVQAKWVELLSRAARGEMPTDTPFSLTEHRESQ; this comes from the exons ATGGACGCGACATCCAAAACCACAACTCGCTCTGCCCCTGACCCCACAGCACATGCCCCTTCAGGGTCAGCAGGAGCAAAGGACTCTGGGGAACCCTCCCCCGCCGACAAACTTGCTCTTATCGTCTCGGAGCAGACTGATGAGGTCACCGAGCTGAGGGAACTTTCGTGCCTGGCCTCACTCCGCATTGACGGCCCCGGTGACGTTCATTTGGACTCTACAGAGGACGACCTCAACGTCGTCCATGGCGATCGAGTTGGTTGCCTTGACAAcacggagagggaggagagagactctTCCCATGAGCTCCAGGACAATCCGGACTCACAGTCCTCGGAGCAGAACGGAAACGGGAAGATTCCCAACCGGGACAGCGGGATTGACAGCCCATCGTGCGCAGCAGAGGGCGAGGTGTTCCCCAACGAGGACGCCATCGACGAGGAGGAGCGCTACGACAGCGTCACGGAGACAGAGACTAGCGTGTCCTGCTGCGTAACACTGGGCAACAAGCGTGACTCCACGCAGGACGAGGACAGTGACCTGGATGAGGTCAGCAGTggcgagacagagggaggggagaaggcggacacacacacagaggtacacagg taCTCAGAGACCCAGAGGTTACTGAACATCGCCAGAGAGCTCCTTCACACTGAGGAGGCCTACGTCAAAAGACTCAACCTCCTAGACcag GTATTTTGCACTAAGCTGACTGAAGCTGGAATCCCTCAGGATGTGATAACGGGGATCTTCTCCAACATATCCTCCATCTACTGCTTTCACCACAAGTTCCTGCTCCCTGAGCTCAAGACACGCATCACTGGAGAATG gGACTCAAACCCACGTATTGGAGACATCCTCCAGAAGCTGGCTCCATTTATGAAGATGTACGGAGAGTACGTGAAGAACTTTGACCGTGCTATGGACCTGGTCAACACATGGAGCCAGCGGTCATCACAGTTCAAGAGTGTGGTCCAGAACATACAA AAGCAGGATGTGTGTGGGAACCTGACTCTCCAGCACCACATGTTGGAGCCTGTGCAGAGGATTCCGCGCTATGAACTCCTGCTCAAGGACTATCTAAAGAAACTGCCTGATGATGCACTGGACAGGAAGGACACGGAGA aaGCACTGGAACTCATATCCACAGCAGCCAACCACTCCAATGCTGCCATCAGGAAAATG GAGAAGATGAACAAACTGCTGCAGGTCTATGAGAgactggggggagaggaggacatCGTGAACCCAGCCAACGAGCTCATCAAAGAGGGACACATCAAGAAGATGTCTGCCAAGAATGGGACGGCCCAGGACCGATACCTCTACCTG TTCAACAACATGGTGCTGTACTGCGTTCCCAAGCTGAGGCTGATGGGGCAGAAgttcagtgtgagagagaggatcgACATCGCTGGGATGGAGGTCAGGAAGGAG GTGCAAGAGAACGTGAAGCAGAACCTCCCTCACACGTTCGCCATCATCGGCAAGCAGCGCTCACTAGAGCTACAGGCCAG GACGGCTGAGGAAAAAGAAGACTGGATACAG GTGATCCTGGCCACCATAGAGAAGCACAAGCAGAACAGTGAGACCTTTAACAAAGCCTTCAATAGTTCCTTCTCCAGGGACGAAGACCACCTGCCAGACTCACCg GGTCCCTGGAGCAACACATCCGTAGACTCAGACAGTGAAAGACTGCAAGAAAGG AAAAGTTCCAAGAAGAAGGAAAAAGAGACATGTAAAGGCTGCAACGAGAGCTTCAACTTTACCAAGCGCAAGCACCACTGCAAAGCCTGTGGAGCG GCCATCTGTGGTAAATGCTCTAAGATGTTGGAGAATAAGACATGTCGTGTGTGTCCTGAGTGCTTCGAGACTAGCCAGGGCCCTGAGGGGCCTGCAGGGGCCCCAGTAGAGCTGAAGAGGAAAGCTACAGCCGAG aagCAGGTGTCTCTGTCGGGGGACAACTGTCTGCTGTGTGCCCAGCTGCAGGTGCAGGAGAAGGGCAAGAGCTGGACCAAGACCTGGGTGGCCATCACCAAGACTGAACCACTGGTGCTCTACCTGCAGACCAGCGGACAG GACTCTCGCGGGGCACGGGCCATACCCCTTCCGGGGTTTGAGGTGAGCGTGGCAGCGCCATCGGCAACAGAGAAGTCTGAGCTTAAGCACGCGTTCCAGCTGAGTCACTCCCAGCAGGCTTTGCTGTTCAGCGCCCAGGATACAGAAGTCCAGGCCAAGTGGGTGGAGCTTCTCTCTAGAGCCGCCCGCGGGGAGATGCCCACAGACACGCCCTTCAGCCTGACGGAGCACAGGGAAAGCCAATAG